A portion of the Magnetovibrio sp. genome contains these proteins:
- the amrA gene encoding AmmeMemoRadiSam system protein A, with translation MNVTSETDFAAKTRALLDAHGDVFLQIAKNSIEQGLSAHGPLSPALDTLPPEMVETGACFVTLNKAGRLRGCIGSPEAWRPLATDVAENAFRAAFKDPRFAPLQSDEADQLDIHLSVLSPAEPFTFTDQADLIANLRVNEDGLIIEDQGRRALFLPSVWAQLPDPAQFLAHLKAKAGLGAGHWSDSFKAWRFIAAETGAAWRDIPAEKH, from the coding sequence ATGAACGTCACCTCAGAAACCGACTTCGCCGCCAAGACCCGCGCATTGCTCGACGCCCACGGCGATGTGTTTTTGCAGATCGCCAAGAATTCCATCGAGCAGGGTCTTAGCGCCCACGGTCCGTTATCGCCCGCTCTCGATACCTTGCCCCCGGAAATGGTCGAGACCGGCGCATGCTTCGTCACCTTGAACAAGGCCGGGCGGCTGCGCGGTTGCATCGGATCGCCCGAAGCATGGCGGCCGCTGGCCACCGACGTCGCCGAAAACGCCTTTCGCGCCGCGTTCAAGGACCCGCGCTTTGCCCCGCTGCAAAGCGACGAAGCCGATCAGCTCGACATTCATCTGTCCGTACTCAGTCCCGCAGAACCGTTCACCTTCACTGACCAGGCCGACCTGATCGCCAACCTGCGCGTCAACGAAGACGGCCTGATCATCGAAGACCAAGGCCGACGCGCGCTGTTTCTGCCGTCCGTGTGGGCGCAATTGCCCGATCCGGCGCAGTTTCTCGCCCACCTCAAGGCCAAGGCCGGTCTCGGCGCCGGACACTGGTCGGATAGTTTTAAAGCTTGGCGCTTCATCGCCGCCGAGACCGGCGCCGCGTGGCGAGACATCCCTGCCGAGAAGCATTGA
- the amrB gene encoding AmmeMemoRadiSam system protein B has product MSLVRSPAVAGAFYPADAVSLSGQIRAFLAEAGEEVGVAPKALIAPHAGYIYSGPVAAHAYAHLQPLHDVITRVVLLGPCHRVPTLGLALSSAETFLTPLGPVAIDHSLDQTLLDLPQVHVYDATHTAEHSLEVHIPFLQVVLDDFKLVPMVVGQASPAEVAEVLDRVWGGPETLIVVSSDLSHYLSYDAACAIDRKTCDAIEHLDVDAIGDAQACGRMPVKGLLHLAKRKGMCVRTLDLRNSGDTAGPRTQVVGYGSWGFWEDTSQ; this is encoded by the coding sequence ATGAGCTTGGTACGTTCCCCCGCCGTCGCGGGTGCTTTCTACCCCGCCGACGCAGTTTCTCTTTCCGGCCAAATCCGCGCCTTTCTGGCCGAGGCCGGCGAAGAGGTCGGCGTTGCGCCCAAAGCCTTGATCGCGCCGCATGCTGGCTACATCTATTCCGGTCCCGTCGCCGCCCACGCCTACGCCCACCTGCAACCCTTGCACGACGTCATCACCCGCGTGGTGCTGTTGGGCCCGTGCCACCGGGTGCCGACCTTGGGACTGGCGCTGTCGAGCGCGGAGACCTTCCTCACCCCTCTCGGCCCGGTCGCCATCGACCACAGTCTGGACCAGACCTTATTGGACCTCCCCCAAGTTCACGTCTATGACGCAACGCACACCGCCGAGCACAGCCTGGAAGTCCACATCCCGTTCCTGCAAGTGGTGCTCGACGATTTCAAGCTGGTGCCCATGGTGGTCGGCCAAGCCAGCCCTGCGGAGGTCGCGGAGGTTTTGGATCGCGTGTGGGGCGGGCCCGAAACCCTGATCGTGGTCTCAAGCGATCTCAGCCATTATCTCAGCTACGACGCCGCGTGCGCCATCGACCGCAAGACCTGCGACGCGATCGAGCATTTGGACGTCGACGCCATCGGCGACGCGCAAGCCTGTGGGCGCATGCCGGTAAAAGGCCTGTTGCATCTGGCCAAGCGCAAAGGCATGTGCGTGCGCACCCTGGACCTGCGCAATTCCGGCGACACCGCCGGGCCGCGCACTCAGGTTGTCGGTTACGGTTCGTGGGGCTTTTGGGAGGACACATCCCAATGA
- the amrS gene encoding AmmeMemoRadiSam system radical SAM enzyme, translated as MSEQNTTETFQNNSVVSGRYWHALDNGRVQCDLCPRACKIHDGQRGLCFVRAARGGEVVLTTYGRSSGYCIDPIEKKPLNHFLPGTPVLSFGTAGCNLTCKFCQNWDISKAREFDVLAAKASPQQIARTAHDLGCKSVAFTYNDPVIFLEYAVDTAIACHELGVKTVAVTAGYISPEPRREFFSHMDAANVDLKCFTEDFYQRLCTGHLQDVLDTLVYLKHETDVWFELTTLLIPGENDSDAELDAMTKWVAKELGPDVPMHFTAFHPDWKMRDIVKTPHETLLRARAIALSNGVRYAYVGNVHDLEAESTYCHSCGERLIGRDWYVLSEWNLTDDGHCTKCGARCGGVFDGPAGTWGAKRMPVNMG; from the coding sequence ATGAGCGAGCAAAACACGACCGAAACGTTCCAAAACAACAGCGTCGTCAGCGGGCGCTATTGGCATGCGCTCGATAACGGGCGGGTGCAATGCGACCTGTGCCCGCGTGCGTGCAAAATTCACGACGGCCAGCGCGGGCTGTGCTTCGTGCGCGCCGCGCGCGGCGGTGAGGTGGTGTTGACCACCTATGGCCGCTCGTCGGGTTATTGCATCGATCCGATCGAAAAAAAGCCGCTCAATCATTTTCTCCCCGGCACGCCGGTGCTGTCGTTCGGCACGGCGGGCTGCAACCTGACCTGCAAGTTCTGCCAGAACTGGGATATTTCCAAGGCCCGTGAATTCGATGTGTTGGCGGCCAAGGCGAGCCCGCAACAGATCGCCCGCACGGCCCACGACCTGGGCTGCAAAAGCGTCGCCTTCACTTACAACGACCCGGTGATCTTCCTCGAATACGCGGTCGATACGGCCATCGCGTGTCACGAACTGGGGGTGAAGACCGTGGCGGTGACGGCGGGCTATATTTCGCCCGAACCGCGGCGGGAATTTTTCAGCCACATGGACGCCGCCAACGTCGATTTGAAATGCTTCACCGAAGACTTTTATCAACGCCTGTGCACCGGTCATTTGCAGGACGTGCTCGACACCTTGGTTTATCTGAAGCATGAAACCGACGTGTGGTTCGAACTCACCACATTGTTGATTCCCGGCGAAAACGATTCGGATGCAGAATTGGACGCCATGACCAAATGGGTGGCCAAGGAGCTTGGCCCCGACGTGCCGATGCATTTCACGGCGTTCCACCCCGATTGGAAAATGCGCGACATCGTCAAAACCCCGCACGAAACACTGTTGCGCGCGCGCGCCATTGCGCTCAGCAACGGGGTGCGCTACGCCTATGTCGGCAACGTCCACGACCTGGAAGCCGAAAGCACCTACTGTCACAGTTGCGGCGAACGCCTGATCGGACGCGATTGGTATGTGCTGTCGGAGTGGAATTTGACCGACGACGGTCATTGCACCAAGTGCGGTGCGCGGTGCGGCGGCGTTTTCGATGGTCCGGCCGGAACGTGGGGGGCAAAGCGCATGCCCGTGAACATGGGTTGA
- a CDS encoding lysylphosphatidylglycerol synthase transmembrane domain-containing protein encodes MINRHRAGLILKFVISAALVWALMHAVGGGDAVERMLDLRPEWLAVALILGFVQTVVGALRWRAVLIAIKAHLPWWQLFRFTYIGAFFNQTLPSAVGGDAVRGYMAYRSGLAMGPSVNGVLLDRIATVLALVMLVAVMTPFGVAELNVGDWFARTVWLVSVLAVAGVATIMVLDRLPLGLRRFRLVAGLSVLATDARCMFLQPGHALHVMFWSALGHVNLSAIIFVLAMGLGVDITLVDCLLLFPPVLLAQTLPISLAGWGVREGAMVAMFALAGVGAQSALAISILYGFVMILASLPGSAFWLAAGRKTVEQAEAFAER; translated from the coding sequence ATGATTAACCGCCACAGGGCAGGGCTTATCCTTAAATTTGTTATATCTGCCGCTTTGGTGTGGGCGTTGATGCATGCGGTTGGCGGAGGGGACGCCGTGGAACGCATGTTAGACTTGCGCCCTGAGTGGTTGGCCGTGGCTCTGATTCTCGGCTTTGTGCAGACGGTCGTCGGTGCGTTGCGTTGGCGCGCGGTTCTGATCGCCATCAAAGCGCATTTGCCTTGGTGGCAGCTTTTTCGGTTTACCTATATCGGCGCATTTTTCAATCAGACTTTGCCGTCCGCTGTCGGTGGAGATGCCGTGCGCGGGTATATGGCTTATCGGTCCGGTTTGGCGATGGGGCCATCGGTGAACGGTGTGTTGCTGGATCGCATCGCCACGGTTTTGGCGCTGGTTATGCTGGTGGCGGTGATGACGCCGTTCGGCGTGGCGGAACTGAATGTTGGGGATTGGTTCGCGCGCACCGTTTGGCTGGTTTCCGTCTTGGCCGTGGCCGGCGTTGCGACCATCATGGTGTTGGACCGTCTGCCCCTTGGCCTGCGCCGCTTTCGTCTGGTCGCCGGGTTGAGCGTCTTGGCGACCGATGCACGATGCATGTTTCTGCAACCAGGTCATGCGCTGCATGTGATGTTCTGGTCTGCGCTCGGTCACGTGAATTTGTCTGCGATCATTTTTGTGCTGGCGATGGGCTTGGGGGTGGATATCACCCTTGTCGATTGTCTGTTGTTGTTTCCCCCGGTGCTGTTGGCGCAGACGCTTCCGATCTCGCTGGCCGGTTGGGGCGTGCGCGAGGGGGCCATGGTGGCGATGTTCGCTTTGGCGGGGGTCGGCGCGCAAAGCGCGTTGGCGATTTCGATCCTCTACGGTTTTGTCATGATTTTGGCCAGCTTGCCGGGCTCCGCTTTTTGGCTGGCGGCGGGCCGCAAGACCGTGGAACAAGCGGAGGCCTTCGCCGAACGGTAA
- a CDS encoding leucyl aminopeptidase yields the protein MKISFANLAVPKAGAVVVCVLEGRKLTDSAQAIDDATGGALTRAIKASTFKGAKHHSLTVMTPGGRLSRVVCMGLGKAKEVDALALQDLGGRIVSTLKAHATSAQVLVDDIEGCELKAHEMAAEVALGARLGSYAFDKYKTKKKAHDTPLLRDVKFYCKLSAKAQALFAPQDKVADGVFFTRDLVSEPSNVLYPETLAEQAKTLSKMGIKVEVLSQAQMKRLGMGALLGVAQGSAHEPKLVVMHYNGKPTRKGAKAAKADQPVAFIGKGVTFDSGGISIKPSAGMEDMKWDMGGAGVVIGLMKALAGRKAKVNAVGVVGLVENMPSGTAQRPGDIVTSMSGQTIEVLNTDAEGRLVLADALWYTKERFNPHTMIDLATLTGAIMVALGSHYAGLFSNDDDFAWELIKAGREVDERVWSLPLGPEYDKMINSSVADMQNIGERWGGSITAAQFLKRFVGDTKWAHLDIAGVTWSKAGKPVAPKGGTGFGVRLLDRWVANQLEK from the coding sequence ATGAAGATCTCGTTCGCCAATCTCGCCGTTCCCAAAGCCGGCGCCGTCGTTGTCTGTGTTCTCGAAGGACGCAAGCTGACCGACAGTGCTCAGGCGATCGACGATGCCACAGGCGGAGCGCTGACCCGTGCGATCAAGGCCAGCACGTTCAAGGGCGCAAAACATCATTCGTTGACGGTGATGACGCCGGGCGGACGTTTGAGCCGCGTGGTGTGCATGGGGCTGGGCAAAGCCAAAGAGGTCGACGCCCTGGCGTTGCAGGATTTGGGCGGACGCATCGTTTCGACGTTGAAGGCCCACGCGACCAGCGCCCAAGTGTTGGTTGACGACATCGAAGGCTGCGAACTTAAGGCCCACGAAATGGCCGCGGAAGTGGCCTTGGGCGCGCGCTTGGGCTCTTACGCCTTCGACAAGTACAAAACCAAGAAGAAAGCCCACGACACGCCGTTGCTGCGCGACGTGAAGTTCTATTGCAAGCTGTCGGCCAAGGCACAAGCGTTGTTCGCGCCGCAAGACAAAGTCGCGGATGGTGTGTTCTTCACCCGCGATCTGGTCTCCGAACCGTCGAATGTGCTGTATCCGGAAACCCTGGCTGAACAAGCCAAGACGCTCAGCAAAATGGGCATCAAGGTCGAGGTCCTGTCCCAAGCGCAGATGAAACGCCTGGGCATGGGCGCGCTGTTGGGCGTGGCGCAAGGCAGTGCGCACGAACCCAAGCTGGTGGTCATGCACTACAACGGCAAGCCTACGCGCAAAGGCGCCAAGGCGGCCAAGGCCGATCAACCGGTGGCGTTCATCGGCAAGGGCGTGACGTTCGATTCAGGTGGCATCTCGATCAAGCCGTCGGCGGGCATGGAAGACATGAAATGGGATATGGGCGGCGCGGGCGTCGTGATCGGCCTGATGAAAGCCTTGGCCGGTCGCAAAGCCAAGGTCAACGCGGTTGGCGTTGTGGGCCTGGTGGAAAACATGCCCTCCGGCACCGCGCAGCGCCCCGGCGACATCGTCACGTCGATGTCGGGCCAGACCATTGAAGTGCTCAACACCGACGCCGAGGGCCGCCTGGTTCTGGCGGATGCGCTTTGGTACACCAAGGAACGCTTCAACCCGCACACCATGATCGATCTCGCCACGTTGACCGGCGCGATCATGGTTGCGTTGGGCTCGCACTACGCAGGGCTGTTTTCCAACGACGACGATTTCGCGTGGGAACTGATCAAGGCCGGACGTGAGGTGGACGAACGAGTGTGGTCTTTGCCGCTGGGGCCCGAATACGACAAGATGATCAACTCCTCGGTGGCCGACATGCAAAACATCGGCGAACGGTGGGGCGGAAGCATCACCGCGGCGCAGTTCCTCAAGCGCTTCGTCGGCGACACCAAGTGGGCGCACCTCGATATCGCGGGCGTGACCTGGTCGAAAGCGGGCAAGCCCGTTGCGCCCAAAGGCGGTACCGGGTTCGGTGTACGCCTGTTGGATCGCTGGGTTGCCAATCAGCTCGAAAAGTAA
- a CDS encoding DNA polymerase III subunit chi, producing MMTEIAFYHLTRSPLEAALPKLLDKTLQAGKRAVVMAGSAQRVEHLNGALWTFDSASWLPHGSKKDGHPTEQPVWLTDTDENPNDAQFLFLTDGAAVADLDGFERCFELFDGNSIDSVQVARERWKAYKSAGHTLTYWQQTEQGGWSKKET from the coding sequence ATGATGACGGAGATCGCCTTTTACCACCTGACCCGTTCGCCTCTCGAAGCGGCCTTGCCCAAACTGTTGGACAAGACCCTTCAGGCCGGCAAACGCGCGGTGGTGATGGCGGGCTCCGCCCAGCGGGTCGAGCATCTCAATGGCGCGCTGTGGACGTTCGATTCCGCTTCCTGGTTGCCGCACGGTTCGAAAAAGGACGGTCATCCGACAGAGCAGCCGGTGTGGTTGACGGACACCGATGAAAATCCCAACGATGCCCAGTTCTTGTTTTTGACCGATGGGGCCGCCGTGGCGGACTTAGACGGTTTTGAGCGTTGTTTCGAACTGTTCGACGGCAACAGCATCGACAGCGTGCAGGTCGCGCGCGAACGCTGGAAGGCGTACAAGAGCGCTGGCCACACCTTGACCTATTGGCAACAAACCGAGCAGGGCGGGTGGAGCAAAAAAGAAACCTGA
- a CDS encoding ABC-F family ATP-binding cassette domain-containing protein, translating to MLHINDLTYRIGGRLLLENATVAVPKGHKVGLVGRNGTGKSTLFKLIAGDIAPDGGTINLRQGARLGMVAQEAPSGPVSLIDTVLAADTERTELLAESEVVTDPNRIGYIHTRLADIGAHSAPARAARILSGLGFDEQAQQSFCSDFSGGWRMRVALAAVLFAAPDLLLLDEPTNHLDLEATLWLENYLANWQGTVMVISHDRTLLNTAVDEIIHLEEQKLVRYTGNYDFFEKTRRERLSQQAKNRTKQLAEQRHIQEFVDRFRAKASKARQAQSRLKLLEKMEPIAAVIEDKTTSFIFPNPSPLSPPLVALDEVALGYEPGKPILRNLDLRIDMDDRIALLGANGNGKSTMMKMLAGRLAPQDGKIVKSKKLEVGYFAQHQAEELPEEETAYEYMQEQMEGVIEPKVRAQLGKFGFNKDKADTPIKNLSGGEKARLLFANMSRSAPHIMLLDEPTNHLDVDAREALVAALNTYDGAVVLVSHDPHLVELVCDRLWLVDGGKCTQFDGDLNDYKRLLLDARRGRKDGSDASESAAKSPKGDKKAERKARADARAASSQLRKNAQNAEKEVTRLSIEKENIEKKLADPSLYSGASDELTRLQIQLGKIEKSLQTAEIAWLEAEAAMEESDADNS from the coding sequence ATGTTACACATCAACGACCTCACCTATCGCATCGGCGGGCGACTTTTGCTCGAAAACGCCACCGTCGCCGTCCCCAAAGGCCACAAAGTCGGTTTGGTGGGACGCAACGGCACAGGCAAATCGACCCTGTTCAAGCTTATCGCTGGCGACATTGCGCCCGACGGCGGCACCATCAACCTGCGCCAAGGGGCGCGGTTGGGCATGGTCGCACAGGAAGCGCCGAGCGGCCCGGTGAGCCTCATCGACACGGTGCTGGCCGCCGACACCGAGCGCACGGAGCTGCTGGCGGAATCGGAAGTCGTCACCGACCCCAACCGCATCGGCTACATCCACACCCGCCTGGCCGACATCGGTGCGCATTCCGCCCCGGCGCGCGCGGCGCGAATCCTTTCGGGTCTCGGCTTCGACGAACAGGCGCAACAAAGCTTCTGTTCCGACTTTTCCGGCGGCTGGCGCATGCGCGTGGCATTGGCCGCAGTACTGTTCGCCGCCCCCGACCTGTTGCTGTTGGACGAACCGACCAACCACCTGGACCTGGAAGCGACCCTGTGGCTGGAAAACTATCTGGCCAATTGGCAAGGCACCGTGATGGTGATTTCCCACGATCGCACGCTGCTCAACACCGCCGTCGACGAAATTATCCATTTGGAAGAGCAAAAGCTGGTCCGCTATACCGGCAACTACGACTTTTTCGAAAAGACCCGCCGCGAACGGCTCAGCCAGCAGGCCAAGAACCGCACCAAGCAATTGGCCGAACAGCGTCACATTCAAGAATTCGTCGACCGGTTCCGCGCCAAGGCCTCGAAAGCCCGCCAAGCGCAAAGCCGTCTCAAGCTTTTGGAAAAGATGGAGCCCATCGCTGCGGTGATCGAAGACAAGACCACCAGCTTCATCTTCCCCAACCCATCGCCCCTGTCGCCGCCGCTGGTGGCGCTGGACGAAGTGGCGTTGGGGTACGAGCCCGGCAAGCCGATTCTCAGAAACCTGGATCTGCGCATCGACATGGACGACCGCATCGCGCTGTTGGGCGCCAACGGCAACGGCAAATCGACCATGATGAAGATGCTGGCGGGCCGCCTTGCCCCCCAAGACGGTAAAATCGTCAAGTCCAAGAAACTCGAAGTCGGTTACTTCGCGCAACACCAGGCCGAAGAACTGCCCGAAGAAGAAACCGCCTACGAATACATGCAAGAACAAATGGAAGGCGTAATCGAACCCAAGGTCCGCGCCCAACTGGGTAAGTTCGGCTTCAACAAGGACAAGGCCGACACCCCCATCAAGAACCTTTCGGGCGGCGAAAAGGCGCGCTTGCTGTTCGCCAATATGAGCCGGTCCGCCCCGCACATCATGCTGCTGGACGAGCCCACCAACCACCTCGACGTTGATGCCCGCGAAGCGCTGGTGGCCGCACTCAACACCTACGACGGCGCGGTGGTTCTGGTCAGCCACGACCCCCACTTGGTCGAGTTGGTCTGCGACCGCCTGTGGCTGGTCGATGGCGGAAAATGCACCCAGTTCGATGGCGACCTGAACGATTACAAGCGCTTGTTGTTGGATGCTAGGCGCGGTCGCAAAGACGGTTCCGATGCATCAGAGAGCGCAGCCAAAAGCCCCAAGGGGGACAAGAAGGCCGAGCGAAAAGCCCGCGCCGACGCCCGCGCCGCCTCGAGCCAATTGCGAAAAAATGCGCAAAACGCAGAAAAAGAAGTCACCCGCCTGAGCATAGAGAAAGAAAATATCGAAAAGAAATTGGCTGATCCAAGTCTCTATTCCGGTGCCAGCGACGAACTGACGCGGTTGCAAATCCAACTTGGTAAAATCGAGAAAAGCCTGCAAACCGCTGAGATTGCCTGGCTTGAAGCCGAAGCGGCGATGGAAGAAAGTGACGCCGACAATTCATAA
- the ndk gene encoding nucleoside-diphosphate kinase, producing MAVERTLSIIKPDATERNLTGKINSYIEAAGLRIIAQKRIRLTRDQAEAFYAVHKERSFFGELVDFMLSGPVVVQILEGENAIAKYREVMGATNPANADEGTIRKDFAIDVQNNSVHGSDAPETAAVETAFFFSGIEIAG from the coding sequence ATGGCTGTCGAACGCACACTGTCGATCATTAAACCGGACGCCACCGAGCGTAACCTTACCGGCAAGATCAATTCCTACATCGAAGCCGCGGGTCTGCGCATCATCGCCCAGAAACGCATCCGTCTCACCCGCGATCAGGCCGAAGCCTTCTATGCGGTTCACAAGGAACGCTCGTTCTTTGGCGAACTGGTGGACTTCATGCTGTCCGGTCCGGTGGTCGTGCAAATCCTGGAAGGTGAAAACGCCATCGCGAAATACCGCGAAGTCATGGGCGCCACCAACCCGGCCAACGCCGACGAAGGCACGATCCGCAAGGACTTCGCCATCGACGTGCAGAACAACTCGGTGCACGGCTCCGATGCGCCGGAAACGGCTGCCGTCGAAACCGCTTTCTTCTTCTCCGGCATCGAAATCGCCGGTTAA
- a CDS encoding glycosyltransferase, which yields MRIGIQTWGSRGDIMPLLALADGLQEADHDVTVSITSIDDTDYSETAQRLALTVRYVGGPVIESAPERARVQAAVFAQANPLKQAQMIVDNLLEPVADQMFGEAERLCRENDLVIGHFFHYPLRIAAELAGRPYASVMLAHSVIPSRFAPPSGLPDWGQTVNRAWWWITRKLLNKYIKPFPDRMRTAHDMAPARDLIDDVWTSPELNLIAVSGVLCAHQDDWGAQHRICGEFGFRDATAEHTPDARLEAFLNAGPPPVYVSFGSVMSNHATQQKDTIDVLMQAAHLASCRMIIQAPLRLAHEPESRDTVLFVDQSAHHAVFPRCGAVVHHGGAGTTHTALRAGVPSVVVAHIDEQQFWGRELHRIGAAPAPLLKRTWSAQALAQRIQTALNDENIRTRARTAASVMRTETPIARAVAAISDHFRILK from the coding sequence ATGCGCATTGGCATTCAAACCTGGGGCAGCCGCGGCGACATCATGCCCCTATTGGCGCTTGCGGATGGGCTGCAAGAAGCCGATCACGACGTCACCGTGTCGATCACCAGCATCGATGACACGGACTACAGTGAAACGGCGCAACGCCTCGCCCTAACGGTGCGGTATGTCGGCGGGCCGGTGATCGAAAGCGCGCCGGAACGCGCCCGCGTCCAAGCCGCGGTGTTCGCGCAAGCAAACCCGCTGAAACAGGCGCAGATGATTGTCGACAACCTGTTGGAACCCGTCGCGGATCAGATGTTCGGTGAAGCCGAGCGGTTGTGCCGCGAAAACGATCTGGTCATCGGGCATTTTTTTCATTATCCGTTACGCATCGCCGCTGAATTGGCGGGACGCCCCTACGCCAGCGTCATGCTCGCCCACAGCGTCATTCCATCGCGCTTCGCGCCGCCGTCAGGCTTGCCCGACTGGGGACAGACAGTCAATCGGGCATGGTGGTGGATAACCCGAAAACTCTTGAACAAATACATCAAGCCGTTCCCAGATCGAATGCGCACCGCGCACGACATGGCACCGGCGCGCGATCTGATCGACGATGTGTGGACATCGCCGGAACTCAATCTCATCGCCGTCAGTGGGGTTTTGTGTGCGCATCAGGACGACTGGGGCGCTCAGCACCGCATCTGCGGCGAATTCGGATTTCGCGACGCCACCGCCGAGCACACCCCGGATGCGCGATTGGAGGCATTTCTCAACGCCGGGCCGCCCCCCGTCTACGTCAGTTTCGGCAGCGTCATGAGCAACCACGCGACCCAGCAAAAAGACACCATCGACGTTTTGATGCAGGCCGCGCACTTGGCGTCGTGCCGGATGATCATCCAGGCCCCTTTGAGGCTCGCACACGAACCCGAGTCCCGCGATACGGTGTTGTTCGTCGACCAGAGCGCACATCATGCAGTCTTTCCACGTTGCGGCGCGGTGGTTCATCACGGCGGTGCGGGCACAACCCACACGGCGCTTCGCGCCGGGGTTCCGTCGGTGGTGGTGGCGCACATCGACGAACAGCAGTTTTGGGGCCGCGAGCTCCACCGCATCGGCGCGGCGCCAGCCCCCTTACTCAAGCGCACATGGTCCGCCCAAGCGCTTGCCCAGCGCATCCAGACAGCCTTGAACGACGAAAACATCCGCACCCGTGCGCGCACGGCGGCCAGCGTCATGCGCACGGAAACCCCAATCGCCCGGGCGGTGGCAGCGATTTCGGATCATTTTCGTATCCTGAAATAA
- a CDS encoding DJ-1/PfpI family protein, protein MIISKTVAIYVFDEIEVLDLGGPFEVFSVANRLAAKDGRDQPFNVVTVSSGADIVQARGGYRFCPSHNFANVPPADVLVVPGGVVDHECARPDVIAWLRQAHDGAELTASVCTGAFLLAEAGVLTGLEVTTHWEDIDELERRYPDLHVLRDRLWVDEGRVVTSGGISAGIDMSLHLVRRLEGLDLARRVARQMEYDWRSLSGIAEQTGVNR, encoded by the coding sequence GTGATCATTAGCAAAACCGTTGCCATCTACGTTTTCGACGAGATCGAGGTGCTCGACCTCGGCGGTCCGTTCGAAGTGTTTTCCGTCGCCAATCGACTGGCGGCCAAGGACGGGCGAGACCAGCCATTCAATGTCGTGACCGTCAGCAGCGGGGCGGACATCGTGCAAGCGCGGGGCGGATACCGTTTTTGCCCGTCGCACAACTTTGCCAACGTCCCTCCGGCCGATGTGTTGGTGGTGCCCGGCGGCGTGGTCGATCACGAATGCGCCCGCCCAGATGTCATTGCGTGGCTGCGCCAAGCCCACGATGGCGCTGAATTGACGGCATCGGTCTGTACCGGTGCATTTTTGCTTGCCGAGGCGGGCGTGTTGACGGGGCTGGAGGTCACCACGCATTGGGAAGACATCGACGAGCTTGAACGCCGCTACCCCGATCTCCATGTTTTGCGGGATCGTTTGTGGGTCGACGAAGGCCGCGTCGTCACGTCGGGCGGCATTTCGGCTGGCATCGACATGTCTCTGCACTTGGTGCGTCGCTTGGAAGGTCTGGATCTGGCCCGGCGCGTCGCCCGGCAAATGGAATATGACTGGCGCAGCCTTTCGGGCATCGCTGAGCAAACAGGAGTGAATAGGTAA
- a CDS encoding antibiotic biosynthesis monooxygenase — protein sequence MIAVIFEVWPDPVRKQDYLDLAAELRPLLDGIDGFISIERFESLSEPGKILSLSFWRDEDAVAQWRALERHRAAQTEGRGGVFKDYRLRVAAVMRDYGMHARVEAPEDSRRAHE from the coding sequence ATGATCGCCGTCATTTTCGAAGTCTGGCCGGACCCCGTGCGCAAACAGGACTATCTCGATCTCGCCGCCGAGCTGCGCCCGCTGCTCGACGGCATCGACGGGTTCATCTCGATCGAACGGTTCGAAAGCCTGTCGGAACCCGGCAAAATCCTGTCGCTGTCGTTCTGGCGCGACGAAGACGCGGTTGCGCAATGGCGTGCTTTGGAACGCCACCGCGCCGCGCAAACCGAAGGCCGGGGCGGCGTTTTCAAGGACTACCGCCTGCGGGTCGCGGCCGTAATGCGCGATTACGGGATGCACGCGCGCGTAGAGGCTCCGGAAGATTCGCGCCGTGCCCATGAATAA